In the genome of Dryobates pubescens isolate bDryPub1 chromosome 18, bDryPub1.pri, whole genome shotgun sequence, one region contains:
- the P2RY10 gene encoding putative P2Y purinoceptor 10 encodes MTTLPHTMTNASSNPVMTQSNQTCSSYNLTFKNSLYATMYTLIFIPGLLANSTALWVLCRFLSKKNKAIIFMINLAVADLAHVLSLPLRIYYYISSTWPFGTSLCLLCFYLKYLNMYASICFLTCISLQRYFFLYHPFRAKDWKRRYDAAISAAVWLFVGLACLPFPIMRSEGLAKGAHVCFADLRVSQIGSKVATVVMLGAAELFAFVGPLVIILFCTWKTKASLRGFQIPLQSGSEQRKALRMVSMCAIVFCVCFAPYHINFFFYMLVKENVITDCFVATVTLYTQPFCLSLASLDCCLDPILYFFMTSEFQDQITRHSSLAIRSRLMSKESGSSMKE; translated from the coding sequence atGACCACCCTGCCCCACACCATGACGAACGCCTCCAGCAACCCCGTCATGACTCAGAGCAACCAGACGTGCTCCAGCTACAACCTGACCTTCAAAAACAGCCTCTATGCCACCATGTACACCCTCATCTTCATCCCCGGCCTGCTGGCcaacagcactgccctgtgggtCCTGTGCCGCTTCCTCAGCAAGAAGAACAAAGCCATCATCTTCATGATCAACCTGGCCGTGGCCGACCTGGCTCACGTCCTCTCGCTGCCCCTGCGGATATACTACTACATCAGCTCCACCTGGCCCTTCGGGACATCCCTTTGCTTGCTGTGCTTCTACCTGAAGTACCTCAACATGTACGCCAGCATCTGCTTCCTCACCTGCATCAGCCTCCAGCGGTACTTCTTCCTGTACCACCCCTTCCGCGCCAAGGACTGGAAGCGGCGGTACGACGCGGCCATCAGCGCCGCCGTCTGGCTCTTCGTGGGCTTGGCCTGCTTGCCCTTCCCCATCATGCGCAGCGAGGGCCTGGCAAAAGGCGCCCACGTCTGCTTCGCCGACCTTCGGGTCTCTCAGATCGGCAGCAAGGTGGCCACGGTGGTGATGCTGGGCGCGGCCGAGCTCTTCGCCTTCGTCGGCCCGCTCGTCATCATCTTGTTCTGCACTTGGAAAACCAAAGCCTCCCTTCGGGGCTTCCAGATTCCCCTGCAGAGCGGCAGCGAGCAGCGCAAGGCTTTGAGGATGGTTTCCATGTGCGCCATCGTCTTCTGTGTCTGTTTTGCACCATACCACATCAACTTCTTCTTCTACATGCTGGTGAAAGAAAACGTCATCACGGATTGCTTCGTGGCGACCGTCACGCTCTACACCCAGCCCTTCTGCCTGAGTCTCGCCAGCCTGGACTGCTGCTTGGATCCAATCTTGTATTTCTTTATGACTTCAGAGTTTCAGGACCAGATAACAAGGCACAGCAGCTTGGCCATCAGGAGTCGGCTCATGAGCAAAGAGAGTGGCTCATCAATGAAGGAGTGA